One window from the genome of Deltaproteobacteria bacterium encodes:
- the cyoE gene encoding protoheme IX farnesyltransferase — translation MTDIKRYLPLFKLRIAFLITFSAIVGSIAAGSIPIDKMMLLIMATMLASMGSAALNHYFDRDIDMLMCRTSKRPLTTGAVKTPSAVLWAGILLLVVSFAVSTMALNYLVSLHLFLGAFVYAVVYTVWLKRRSWFNIIIGGLAGSFAVLAGGASAAPIFCVPPILLAVVMFFWTPSHFWSFAIVHKEEYKRAGIPMLPVLISDKKTAIYILINTIFLVISSFIPVWTGHLRLLYFLAALGAGIYFIVRNIQLLLNPSKDIAWKNFKASMFYLAILFSAVIVDMLLQ, via the coding sequence ATGACCGACATAAAGCGTTATCTCCCTTTATTCAAACTCCGCATAGCATTTTTGATTACATTCAGCGCCATAGTCGGTTCAATTGCTGCCGGCAGTATTCCCATTGATAAAATGATGTTACTTATAATGGCAACTATGCTGGCATCAATGGGTTCTGCAGCACTTAACCATTATTTTGACCGGGACATAGATATGCTCATGTGCAGGACGAGCAAAAGACCTCTGACAACAGGTGCTGTTAAAACACCTTCAGCGGTTCTCTGGGCAGGTATCCTGCTGTTGGTTGTATCCTTTGCTGTTTCAACAATGGCTTTAAATTACCTTGTGTCTCTGCACCTGTTTCTCGGTGCATTTGTGTATGCGGTTGTATACACAGTATGGCTTAAGAGGCGGAGTTGGTTTAATATCATAATCGGCGGACTTGCAGGGAGTTTTGCAGTTTTGGCAGGGGGTGCATCAGCAGCGCCTATATTCTGTGTGCCGCCCATACTTCTGGCAGTTGTAATGTTTTTCTGGACGCCTTCCCATTTCTGGAGTTTTGCCATTGTGCATAAGGAAGAATACAAGAGGGCTGGCATCCCAATGCTGCCTGTTTTAATAAGCGATAAAAAGACTGCCATTTACATCCTTATAAACACTATATTCCTTGTCATCTCATCATTTATACCTGTATGGACAGGGCATCTTAGACTCTTATATTTCCTTGCTGCTTTGGGTGCAGGGATATATTTTATTGTAAGGAATATACAACTACTTCTGAATCCCTCAAAGGATATTGCATGGAAAAACTTCAAGGCATCCATGTTTTATCTTGCAATCCTGTTTTCCGCTGTAATCGTTGATATGCTGCTGCAATAG
- a CDS encoding SCO family protein has translation MKNNSLFIVFVFYFLFFIPFSTAFAEDKNTAKQLAQSEDAIGRTIRNDYTFTDQDGNAFNLKEFSGKPFIVSFIYTSCPYICPTILGNLNNAVKKSQGLGKEFNVLTIGFDDVNDTPDKLKAYGSQFTDDFIHWRFVTADKKTIQDFARGFGFYYKKEGNFFDHLNMVSIVDAKARIFTHIYGIDFTPDDVIKPVNEIIKNPDAKPIKNQLAKSWWNPFVNTVKLLCSTYNPVTKQYDFDITQLVRMLVSGGTILVIIFFVWGKDIKTLLWTKKRLL, from the coding sequence ATGAAAAATAATTCTTTATTTATAGTTTTTGTCTTTTATTTTTTATTTTTTATTCCTTTCTCAACTGCCTTCGCAGAAGATAAAAATACTGCAAAACAACTGGCACAATCTGAAGATGCTATAGGCAGGACTATTCGTAATGATTACACCTTTACAGACCAAGACGGCAATGCCTTTAATCTCAAGGAATTTTCAGGCAAGCCATTTATTGTAAGTTTTATATACACTTCCTGCCCGTATATCTGTCCTACCATATTAGGAAATCTAAATAATGCTGTTAAAAAGTCACAAGGATTGGGCAAGGAATTTAATGTCCTGACCATTGGTTTTGACGATGTAAACGATACACCTGATAAATTAAAGGCATATGGCAGCCAGTTTACAGATGATTTTATACACTGGAGGTTTGTAACCGCTGACAAGAAGACCATTCAGGACTTTGCAAGGGGATTTGGGTTTTATTATAAAAAAGAGGGGAATTTCTTTGACCATCTGAACATGGTTTCTATAGTTGATGCAAAGGCACGGATATTTACCCATATCTATGGGATTGATTTCACACCTGATGATGTCATAAAACCCGTAAACGAGATTATAAAAAACCCTGATGCAAAACCTATAAAAAATCAATTGGCAAAATCATGGTGGAATCCCTTTGTAAATACAGTAAAACTTTTATGCTCCACATATAATCCTGTTACAAAGCAGTACGATTTTGACATCACACAGTTAGTAAGGATGCTAGTCTCTGGTGGAACAATACTTGTCATAATATTTTTTGTCTGGGGGAAGGATATCAAGACACTGCTGTGGACAAAAAAAAGGCTGTTATAA
- a CDS encoding ribonuclease H-like YkuK family protein, with the protein MPQPHTSKKEFFSPTYGHLSFEEAFQKLVTFIEESPDNRYNLIIGTDSFLSVETIFISAVIVHRIGHGGRYFYKKVKSRKMTNLKQRIFYETSLSLEMAGMLKANLSQNGFTKLPVEIHLDVGNNGDTKEIIREVVGMVTGSGYCAVTKPDAYGASKVADRHSK; encoded by the coding sequence ATTCCCCAACCTCATACATCTAAAAAAGAATTTTTTAGCCCTACATACGGACACCTTTCCTTTGAAGAGGCTTTTCAGAAACTGGTAACTTTCATAGAGGAATCGCCTGATAACCGCTATAACCTTATAATAGGAACAGACTCATTTTTATCTGTAGAAACTATCTTTATAAGTGCAGTAATTGTGCATAGGATAGGACACGGCGGCAGATACTTTTATAAAAAGGTAAAATCAAGAAAGATGACAAACTTAAAGCAGAGGATTTTCTACGAAACCTCTTTAAGTCTTGAGATGGCAGGGATGTTAAAGGCAAACCTGTCGCAAAATGGATTTACAAAACTGCCTGTAGAAATCCATCTTGATGTTGGCAATAATGGCGATACGAAAGAGATTATAAGAGAAGTGGTTGGCATGGTGACTGGTTCAGGATACTGTGCTGTAACAAAACCAGATGCCTATGGTGCAAGTAAGGTTGCAGACAGGCACTCAAAATAA
- a CDS encoding AarF/ABC1/UbiB kinase family protein: MHLFRPYLTYKSIKRIRQILSVFIKYGFYPLVEKTHLHSIISFTQRVIGRRKGGKEELSVAERFRLAFEELGPTFIKLGQILSTRPDMLPDDFIKEFLRLQDCVPPFAYNDVIKTIEDEFGKKTDALFTSIDKEPVAAASIAQVHQAITKDGKDVVIKVQRPNICENINLDISILKYMAIHIVKYMPESSIYDPVGLVDEFSKAILKEMDFTLEASYTEKIRGNFSGDERVVIPKVYWELTGKKIITMERVSGIKIDNTQKLASLGISAEKVALLVISLFFKQVFEHRLFHGDLHSGNIFVISEDKVAFVDFGIAGKVSKDMMNNLAAIFTGLIEQDLDKLIKIYTNMGLLGEDVDKDAFRTEYQDMLLHYFNRPFKFIRLGEVIRDYIRIASRYNIMVPRDLLLLNKCIFELEGLAKVLYPDIDILKEGQKFANDLIKRDVGLGAAAYDTIAAVNDYKDFIRVFPQQLNQIFRKMVQDKFTIDFMHKGLEDFIGEIDRSSNRITFGLMVSALIIGSSLVVAANIGPKVWGLPFLGMLGFTIASVLSLWLGILILRSGKF; the protein is encoded by the coding sequence ATGCATCTCTTTAGACCCTACCTCACATATAAAAGCATTAAACGGATAAGACAGATATTATCTGTGTTTATCAAATACGGATTTTATCCATTAGTAGAAAAAACCCATCTGCACAGCATTATATCATTTACCCAAAGGGTTATTGGCAGAAGAAAAGGCGGCAAGGAAGAACTATCCGTTGCTGAACGATTCAGGCTTGCCTTTGAGGAGTTAGGACCCACCTTCATCAAACTAGGACAAATATTAAGCACAAGGCCTGATATGCTTCCTGATGACTTTATAAAGGAGTTTCTTAGACTACAAGATTGTGTGCCTCCCTTTGCATACAATGATGTTATAAAAACCATTGAGGATGAGTTTGGGAAAAAGACAGATGCCCTCTTTACATCTATTGATAAAGAACCTGTTGCAGCGGCATCAATTGCTCAGGTGCATCAGGCAATAACAAAAGATGGAAAGGATGTAGTTATAAAGGTTCAGAGACCGAATATCTGTGAGAATATAAATCTGGATATATCAATCCTCAAGTATATGGCAATACATATTGTTAAGTATATGCCAGAAAGCAGTATATACGACCCTGTTGGTCTGGTAGATGAGTTTTCAAAGGCAATATTAAAAGAAATGGATTTTACACTTGAGGCAAGTTATACGGAAAAAATCAGGGGCAATTTTTCAGGCGACGAGAGGGTGGTAATACCAAAGGTATATTGGGAACTGACAGGCAAGAAGATTATAACAATGGAAAGGGTAAGCGGCATAAAGATAGATAATACTCAAAAACTGGCATCTCTTGGTATATCTGCTGAAAAGGTGGCGCTGCTGGTAATCAGTCTGTTTTTCAAACAGGTATTTGAACACAGGCTCTTCCACGGTGATTTGCATTCAGGTAATATCTTTGTAATATCAGAAGACAAGGTTGCCTTTGTTGACTTTGGTATCGCAGGGAAGGTCTCTAAAGATATGATGAATAATCTTGCCGCAATATTCACTGGTCTCATTGAACAGGATTTAGATAAACTGATAAAGATTTACACAAACATGGGGCTTCTTGGCGAGGATGTAGATAAGGATGCCTTTAGAACCGAATATCAGGATATGCTGCTGCATTATTTTAACAGGCCGTTCAAATTTATAAGACTTGGTGAGGTTATCAGGGATTATATCAGGATTGCCTCACGATATAATATAATGGTGCCCAGGGATTTGCTCCTCCTCAACAAATGTATCTTTGAACTGGAAGGGCTGGCAAAGGTCTTGTATCCTGACATTGATATTCTCAAGGAGGGTCAGAAGTTTGCCAATGATTTGATAAAGAGGGATGTTGGTTTAGGTGCTGCTGCTTATGATACTATCGCTGCTGTAAATGACTACAAGGATTTCATAAGGGTATTTCCCCAGCAGTTGAACCAGATTTTCAGAAAAATGGTTCAGGATAAGTTTACAATAGACTTTATGCACAAAGGGCTTGAGGATTTTATAGGTGAGATAGACCGTTCATCCAACCGGATTACATTCGGACTAATGGTTTCAGCACTTATTATAGGCTCATCGCTTGTAGTGGCAGCAAATATAGGTCCAAAGGTGTGGGGTCTGCCGTTTTTGGGCATGCTGGGTTTTACTATCGCCTCTGTATTAAGTTTGTGGTTAGGGATTTTAATACTCAGGTCAGGAAAGTTTTAG
- a CDS encoding bifunctional riboflavin kinase/FAD synthetase, translating to MKTAKTKKTITHSVLTLGNFDGTHLGHQKILKNIIERAEALGCASVVYTFDPHPVKVVAPHKDLPLITTFQEKAGLFADFNIDYLVCARFTKEFASQHPDKFVKDELVDRLKVREIWVGHDYAFGKGRQGTAEYLKQLGKRFGFDVYVVPVYRKCGMVVSSSNIRKLVLSGDVKKASSLLGRFYSISGKVVKGKNRGKQIGFPTANIETQNELIPKKGVYAVICEIFPFREKDSKKTIQKQAAVNIGSNPTFEKGDELNIEAHVIDFSGNLYNKNMRLYFIQRIRDEVKFKNPLELTHQIEKDVRCAERLLRRKHL from the coding sequence ATGAAGACAGCAAAGACAAAAAAAACGATAACACACAGTGTGCTTACATTAGGCAATTTTGATGGTACTCATCTTGGGCATCAGAAGATATTAAAGAATATAATAGAACGGGCAGAGGCACTGGGCTGTGCCTCTGTAGTCTATACATTTGACCCGCATCCTGTAAAGGTGGTTGCACCGCATAAAGACCTTCCGCTTATAACAACATTTCAGGAAAAGGCAGGGCTGTTTGCAGATTTTAATATTGACTATTTAGTTTGTGCAAGGTTTACAAAGGAATTTGCCAGCCAGCACCCGGATAAATTTGTAAAGGATGAACTTGTTGACAGACTCAAGGTAAGAGAGATATGGGTTGGGCATGATTATGCATTTGGCAAAGGCAGGCAGGGAACTGCGGAATATTTAAAGCAGTTAGGAAAAAGATTTGGATTTGATGTGTATGTTGTCCCAGTATATAGAAAATGCGGTATGGTAGTCAGCAGTTCTAATATAAGGAAGTTAGTATTAAGCGGTGATGTTAAAAAGGCATCCAGTTTATTGGGCAGATTCTATTCAATATCAGGCAAGGTAGTAAAAGGTAAAAACAGGGGAAAACAGATTGGATTTCCCACAGCAAATATAGAAACTCAAAATGAACTTATACCTAAAAAAGGGGTCTATGCTGTCATTTGTGAAATATTCCCGTTCAGGGAAAAGGATTCAAAAAAAACAATTCAAAAACAGGCAGCTGTCAATATCGGCTCTAACCCAACCTTTGAAAAAGGCGATGAACTTAATATAGAGGCGCATGTCATAGATTTTAGCGGCAATCTATATAACAAAAATATGAGGCTCTATTTTATCCAGAGGATTCGCGATGAGGTTAAGTTTAAAAACCCTCTTGAACTAACTCATCAGATAGAAAAGGATGTTCGTTGTGCAGAACGGCTGTTAAGGCGCAAGCACTTATGA
- the aroE gene encoding shikimate dehydrogenase: protein MNITGKTKILGIFGYPITHTLSPIMHNTALKAKGIDMVYLPFEVSPDSIKTAVNAIRALNIHGVNITIPHKETVLSFLDEISEEAKLIGAVNTVVNCNGRLIGYNTDGDGYIASLKRDLNFNVKGKKVVLLGAGGAARAILAAAAKRGAKNVVIVNRTLQRAVSLADEFKRHFPNRDISASGMDREEFKRHLPDANLIINTTSLGMEGRGELDIPFDVVPKKQTIVSDIVYKPSQTSFLKKAGRYKIRTHRGLGMLVEQGAISFKLWTGQDMPKELVYKALKRRLNEKREASCLP, encoded by the coding sequence ATGAATATTACAGGCAAGACAAAAATACTTGGTATATTCGGTTATCCGATTACCCATACACTTTCTCCCATTATGCACAATACAGCACTAAAGGCAAAGGGCATTGATATGGTCTATCTTCCGTTTGAGGTTTCGCCTGACAGCATTAAAACTGCTGTTAATGCAATAAGGGCGCTTAACATTCATGGTGTAAATATAACCATACCCCACAAAGAAACTGTCCTGTCATTTCTTGACGAGATTTCAGAAGAGGCAAAACTTATAGGCGCTGTTAATACAGTGGTTAATTGTAATGGCAGACTTATCGGTTATAATACAGACGGTGATGGATATATTGCTTCACTAAAAAGGGATTTGAATTTTAATGTCAAAGGGAAAAAAGTTGTCCTCCTTGGCGCAGGCGGTGCTGCAAGGGCAATCCTTGCTGCTGCTGCAAAAAGAGGCGCAAAAAATGTTGTGATAGTGAATAGGACTTTACAAAGGGCGGTTTCCCTTGCAGACGAATTTAAAAGGCATTTTCCAAATCGGGATATTTCAGCATCTGGCATGGATAGGGAGGAGTTTAAAAGGCATCTTCCTGATGCAAATCTTATTATAAATACCACATCTCTTGGCATGGAAGGCAGAGGTGAACTTGACATCCCATTTGATGTGGTTCCAAAAAAACAGACTATAGTATCTGATATAGTTTATAAACCATCACAGACCTCTTTTCTTAAAAAGGCTGGGAGATATAAGATAAGAACCCACCGTGGATTGGGTATGTTGGTGGAGCAGGGGGCAATTTCTTTTAAACTATGGACAGGACAGGACATGCCAAAGGAACTTGTTTATAAGGCATTAAAACGAAGATTAAATGAGAAGAGAGAGGCATCTTGCCTGCCATAA